A region from the Lysobacter antibioticus genome encodes:
- a CDS encoding hemagglutinin repeat-containing protein, producing MTLDAAQSTYSEEHSQTQKKSGLMGTGGVGIMVGSRSMTQTQSSTATEAVGTVLGSTDGQVTLVAGQNVKIRGSDVISATGTSIVGKEVAIEAAEQQSQQTYTTKFQQSGLELSLSGTAVNAAMGAYQAGKRASKNESGDSRTRALNAATALGGGYNAYQAAANNPGKNAAHSEVGPQGSPQNEAVNLKLGIGSQSASGKTVIDETTQRGSNIRSGGDVAIVATEGDLTVTGSHVAGQNVLLDAARNLTLQSAQETSSQHSTSKSGGGGVGVLVGQSGMGFYVEANASRGKADGDSVTHAETTVDAANTLVLRSGGNTTLQGAQARGEQVIARVGGDLNLISQQDTDRFESKDQSASGQVVVGFGSSASVSYNQSKVDSDYKSVTEQTGIAAGKGGFDIEVGGTTTLTGAAIASTADAAKNRLSTQALISTDLQNSAKYSATSFGGTVGTNGGSPNLSMPQKEDASSVTRSGISAGTIDIRGGDDSAVAKLDRSIADLQQTGLKPIFDERQVREQMEAGAAALQVGMQVSGTLADKMQQVAVADLRAAEAVGDQSAIDAATARLNSWSDGGTNKALLHGMTAAAAAVLGSGDVLGAGLGAAGVERAKGAMAEYLEQHKIAYGSAAFDMLMELGSAALGGLIGGGSGAAAALAGDQYNRQLHPDEIAWINAHASQFAFESGGISVDEAKRRLILEAAAQVDATFNQRLNEHRPIEDQVDEAALSFLTKNRPQFDWGKGFEEPDAARYTDHTVFRDQLAGDVNAYQQLYNTFQSAGLSQGDLRYIYGSSLLDWADNVGSRSADQVGLFMGATSAAGATAALAAPLLTSLVSRCLSSLGLCNELGIAGMEIGMGDAALTSGLAISLTAGVGKFASNIVDDLARETARKVENVEGALVRQLEPGNPRSSSLPRNGDRRVMDQGNVPTCGPNSCAMVLDTAGRPFDLGKLIVDSKVTEEGAYLGDMAQAMRNQGMTTARFSNRVTLQDLAKATANGDPVVVAMRLDRGGHAVVVDGVTVRQGQQVVAIRDPALGRQYFTPVQEFIKRFSGQAILIGPRN from the coding sequence CTGACGCTCGATGCGGCGCAATCCACCTACAGCGAAGAGCACAGCCAGACCCAAAAGAAGTCCGGCCTGATGGGCACCGGCGGCGTCGGCATCATGGTCGGCAGCCGCAGCATGACGCAGACCCAAAGCTCGACCGCGACCGAAGCGGTCGGCACCGTGCTGGGCAGTACCGACGGCCAGGTGACCTTGGTCGCCGGCCAGAACGTCAAGATCCGCGGCAGCGACGTAATTTCCGCGACCGGCACGAGCATCGTCGGCAAGGAGGTCGCGATCGAAGCGGCCGAGCAGCAGTCGCAGCAGACCTATACGACCAAGTTCCAGCAATCGGGTTTGGAACTGAGCTTGAGCGGCACCGCGGTCAACGCGGCGATGGGGGCCTACCAAGCCGGCAAGCGTGCGAGCAAGAACGAAAGCGGCGACAGCCGCACTCGGGCATTGAACGCCGCCACCGCGCTGGGCGGGGGATATAACGCCTATCAAGCGGCCGCTAATAACCCCGGCAAGAACGCAGCACATTCCGAAGTGGGGCCGCAGGGCAGCCCGCAGAACGAAGCGGTCAACCTCAAGCTCGGCATCGGCAGCCAGAGTGCGAGCGGCAAGACCGTGATCGACGAGACGACCCAGCGAGGCAGCAACATCCGCAGCGGTGGCGACGTCGCCATCGTCGCCACCGAGGGCGACCTGACCGTCACCGGCAGCCATGTCGCCGGCCAGAACGTACTGCTGGATGCGGCGCGTAACCTGACCCTGCAATCGGCGCAGGAAACAAGCAGTCAGCATTCGACCAGCAAGAGCGGCGGCGGTGGTGTCGGGGTGCTGGTCGGCCAGAGCGGCATGGGCTTCTACGTCGAAGCCAACGCCAGCCGCGGCAAGGCCGACGGCGACAGCGTCACCCATGCCGAGACGACCGTCGATGCGGCCAATACGCTGGTGCTGCGCAGCGGCGGCAATACCACCCTGCAAGGCGCGCAGGCACGCGGCGAGCAGGTCATCGCCCGCGTCGGCGGTGATTTGAACCTGATCAGCCAGCAGGACACCGACCGCTTCGAAAGCAAGGACCAGTCGGCCAGCGGCCAAGTGGTGGTCGGCTTCGGCAGCAGCGCCAGCGTTAGCTACAACCAGAGCAAGGTCGACAGCGACTACAAGAGCGTCACCGAGCAGACCGGCATCGCCGCGGGCAAGGGCGGTTTCGATATCGAGGTCGGCGGCACCACGACTTTGACCGGCGCGGCCATCGCCAGCACTGCCGATGCGGCCAAGAACCGGCTCAGCACGCAAGCGTTGATCTCCACCGATCTGCAGAACTCCGCCAAGTACAGCGCCACCAGCTTCGGCGGCACGGTCGGAACCAATGGCGGTTCGCCAAACCTGAGCATGCCGCAGAAGGAAGACGCCAGCAGCGTCACCCGCAGCGGCATCAGTGCCGGCACGATCGACATCCGTGGCGGCGACGACAGCGCCGTCGCCAAGCTCGACCGCAGCATCGCCGATCTGCAGCAGACCGGGCTGAAGCCGATCTTCGACGAGAGGCAGGTCCGCGAGCAGATGGAGGCCGGTGCCGCTGCCTTGCAGGTCGGCATGCAGGTGAGTGGAACGCTCGCCGACAAAATGCAGCAAGTCGCCGTGGCTGATCTGCGGGCAGCAGAAGCCGTCGGCGATCAGTCGGCGATCGACGCAGCCACCGCACGCCTGAATAGTTGGAGCGACGGGGGCACGAACAAAGCGCTGCTACACGGCATGACCGCTGCCGCAGCGGCCGTGTTGGGCAGTGGCGACGTGCTAGGCGCCGGCTTGGGCGCTGCAGGCGTCGAGCGCGCCAAGGGTGCGATGGCGGAGTACCTGGAGCAGCACAAGATCGCCTACGGCAGCGCCGCCTTCGACATGCTGATGGAACTCGGCAGCGCCGCGTTGGGAGGCCTGATCGGTGGCGGCAGCGGCGCCGCTGCGGCGCTGGCGGGGGATCAGTACAACCGGCAGTTGCATCCTGACGAAATCGCCTGGATCAACGCCCATGCTTCGCAGTTCGCCTTTGAATCCGGCGGTATCTCCGTCGATGAGGCCAAGCGTCGTTTGATTCTGGAGGCTGCTGCTCAGGTAGACGCCACTTTCAATCAACGATTGAACGAACATCGGCCGATCGAAGATCAAGTCGACGAGGCCGCCCTGTCGTTCTTGACCAAGAACCGCCCACAGTTCGATTGGGGCAAGGGATTCGAGGAACCTGATGCGGCAAGGTACACGGATCACACGGTGTTTCGTGACCAGCTCGCGGGCGACGTCAATGCCTATCAACAGCTTTACAACACATTCCAATCTGCCGGGCTGAGCCAAGGTGATTTACGTTACATCTATGGCAGCAGTCTGCTCGATTGGGCAGACAATGTGGGCTCCAGAAGCGCTGACCAAGTCGGCCTATTCATGGGGGCTACGAGTGCTGCCGGGGCTACTGCGGCACTAGCCGCACCGCTACTTACCAGTCTGGTTAGTCGGTGCTTAAGTTCGCTCGGGCTGTGCAATGAGCTTGGTATTGCCGGCATGGAAATCGGCATGGGGGATGCCGCTCTTACGTCTGGACTTGCAATTTCCCTCACCGCTGGAGTCGGCAAGTTTGCTTCTAATATAGTCGACGACCTAGCTCGGGAAACTGCTAGAAAAGTTGAAAACGTCGAGGGGGCGTTGGTTCGTCAGCTTGAGCCTGGCAATCCCAGAAGCTCCAGTTTGCCGCGAAATGGTGATCGGCGGGTGATGGATCAGGGAAATGTCCCGACATGTGGACCGAACTCCTGTGCAATGGTGCTAGATACTGCGGGCAGGCCATTCGATCTAGGTAAGCTTATTGTCGATTCAAAAGTTACTGAAGAAGGAGCTTATCTTGGAGATATGGCCCAGGCAATGCGAAATCAGGGAATGACTACCGCTAGGTTCAGTAATAGAGTGACCTTGCAGGATTTGGCTAAAGCTACGGCGAACGGCGATCCTGTAGTGGTGGCGATGAGGTTGGATCGTGGAGGTCATGCCGTAGTCGTTGATGGGGTTACGGTCCGTCAAGGCCAGCAAGTTGTTGCCATTCGAGATCCTGCGTTGGGTCGTCAATATTTCACTCCAGTCCAGGAATTTATCAAGCGATTTAGTGGGCAGGCTATTCTTATAGGGCCGAGGAATTGA